The proteins below are encoded in one region of Amycolatopsis magusensis:
- a CDS encoding carboxylate-amine ligase — MSSIDAPSMGVEEEFLLVDSAGDTLSCADQVLDAAGPVGLPAQREVGQAQLELNSPVCHDARDLRRHVLTARATAAAAALSADARLIAAGVQPGGTRFPDLTDHDRYRDLAAHAGPLLTEQLVCGCHIHIGVPDREIGAQVLNHLRPWLPTLLALTANSAIHHGRDTGYASWRAVLQSRWACAGAPPYFTSAAHYDELVTTMVDSGAILDESAVYWDARLSAHLPTVEIRVADVPATADETVVLATLVRALVAAAQRLIAEGQAAPLVPEQLLRAATWRAARDGLTGSGIHLPTGRPQPQADLLAELIRHVRPELDRFGDLRLTTTLLNRVLAQGNGATQQRHAFSARGTVTDTLAHLERLTIQDLPSPTTPPERPKAVQD; from the coding sequence ATGTCGAGCATTGACGCGCCCTCGATGGGTGTGGAGGAGGAATTCCTCCTGGTCGACTCCGCCGGGGACACCCTCTCGTGCGCGGACCAGGTTCTGGACGCCGCCGGCCCGGTCGGCCTGCCGGCACAGCGGGAAGTCGGGCAGGCCCAGCTCGAACTGAACTCACCGGTCTGCCACGACGCCCGTGACCTGCGCCGGCATGTGCTCACCGCGCGGGCCACCGCCGCGGCCGCGGCCCTGTCCGCCGACGCCCGCCTGATCGCCGCGGGCGTCCAGCCCGGCGGCACCCGCTTCCCCGACCTCACCGACCACGACCGCTACCGCGACCTGGCCGCGCACGCCGGACCGCTGCTCACCGAACAGCTGGTCTGCGGCTGCCACATCCACATCGGCGTCCCCGACCGCGAGATCGGCGCGCAGGTGCTCAACCACCTCCGGCCCTGGCTGCCGACCCTGCTCGCGCTCACCGCCAACTCCGCGATCCACCACGGCCGCGACACCGGCTACGCCAGCTGGCGCGCGGTCCTGCAATCTCGTTGGGCCTGCGCCGGAGCACCGCCCTACTTCACCTCGGCCGCGCACTACGACGAACTCGTCACGACGATGGTCGACAGCGGCGCGATACTGGACGAAAGCGCGGTGTACTGGGATGCCCGCCTGTCCGCGCACCTGCCCACCGTCGAGATCCGCGTCGCGGACGTCCCCGCCACCGCGGACGAGACCGTGGTGCTGGCGACCCTCGTGCGGGCGCTCGTCGCCGCCGCACAACGGCTGATCGCCGAGGGACAGGCCGCGCCCCTCGTGCCCGAACAACTGCTGCGCGCGGCCACGTGGCGCGCCGCCCGCGACGGGCTCACCGGCTCGGGCATCCACCTGCCCACCGGACGGCCCCAGCCCCAGGCGGACCTCCTCGCCGAACTCATCCGGCACGTCCGCCCGGAACTGGACCGGTTCGGCGACCTCCGCCTGACCACCACCCTGCTCAACCGCGTCCTCGCCCAAGGCAACGGCGCGACCCAGCAACGCCACGCCTTCTCCGCCCGCGGAACGGTCACCGACACGCTCGCCCACCTGGAACGGCTCACCATCCAGGACCTGCCCTCACCGACCACACCACCGGAGCGGCCCAAAGCGGTCCAGGACTGA
- a CDS encoding DUF6292 family protein, which produces MNIEFDLAAARGLAWYVREVAAELGLGGGCFFVQLDSPAHAYVAIDERLPRFPDRDLALVWDEEHGWALAVETASAEDLIVLAYLGGDVLPPPAVVARFACLPLSAVRLTSPEPPVLRRTGDHDDLVQRLGRCASGGQGGQAHPFVHLAG; this is translated from the coding sequence ATGAACATCGAATTCGATCTGGCCGCGGCTCGCGGCCTGGCCTGGTACGTGCGTGAAGTGGCGGCCGAACTCGGTCTGGGCGGCGGGTGTTTCTTCGTTCAGCTGGATTCGCCCGCGCACGCCTACGTGGCCATCGACGAGCGGCTTCCCCGCTTCCCGGACCGTGATCTGGCGCTGGTGTGGGACGAGGAGCACGGCTGGGCACTGGCGGTGGAGACCGCCTCGGCGGAGGACTTGATCGTGCTGGCCTACCTGGGTGGCGACGTGCTTCCGCCACCCGCGGTGGTCGCGCGGTTCGCGTGCCTGCCCCTGAGCGCGGTGCGGTTGACCTCCCCGGAGCCACCCGTGCTGCGCCGGACGGGGGACCACGACGACCTGGTTCAGCGGCTGGGCCGGTGCGCCTCTGGAGGGCAGGGTGGTCAGGCACACCCGTTCGTTCACCTTGCGGGGTGA
- a CDS encoding DUF6766 family protein, whose translation MRKNLHRRGRPPFGKAYSFAIITFALFLLSWIGQFVTQLIEVSNNAEEHGQVFTWADFVPQFLSATFENWQSEFLQLVWQAMGLAMLFYWGSSQSREGDDRLEAKVDALLRERGIDVEAIDAAIVDDVSGRSKDRDPAAESTR comes from the coding sequence ATGCGGAAGAATCTGCACCGGCGAGGACGACCGCCGTTCGGCAAGGCCTACTCGTTCGCGATCATCACCTTCGCGTTGTTCCTGCTCAGCTGGATCGGCCAATTCGTCACCCAGCTGATCGAGGTGTCGAACAACGCGGAAGAACACGGGCAGGTCTTCACCTGGGCCGATTTCGTGCCGCAGTTCCTGTCGGCGACGTTCGAGAACTGGCAGTCCGAATTCCTGCAACTGGTGTGGCAGGCCATGGGCCTGGCGATGCTCTTCTACTGGGGCTCATCCCAGTCACGCGAGGGCGACGACCGCCTCGAGGCCAAAGTGGATGCCCTGCTGCGGGAGCGGGGCATCGACGTCGAGGCGATCGACGCGGCCATCGTCGACGACGTGAGCGGGCGCTCGAAGGACCGCGACCCGGCCGCGGAGAGCACACGCTGA
- a CDS encoding glycosyltransferase, protein MIEVDSRPGYVLPFRREHDEGLTELTAYLSWLSRHAEVVVVDGSAQPWFDRHARAWGHLVEHCRPDPELRCANGKVAGVRTGLRRVRAARVVIADDDVRYEPHELAAAVRLLEHSDLVVPQNYFRPLPWHCRWDTARSLLNRAFGHDYPGTLAVRREAFHRLGCYDGNVLFENLELIRTIRARGGTVRHAPALLVRRLPPDSRVFLSQRVRQAYDSFAQPARLAAELAILPVAAALARRGGAAGMALVSAVAAAEAGRRRAGGTAVFPADCPLWVPLWLAERGVCSWLAVALRLLRGGVAYRGGRLEVAAHSDFRLAREQNR, encoded by the coding sequence ATGATCGAGGTGGACAGCAGACCGGGTTACGTCCTTCCGTTCCGGCGCGAGCACGACGAGGGCCTGACCGAACTCACCGCGTACCTCAGCTGGTTGTCCCGGCACGCGGAGGTGGTGGTCGTCGACGGGTCGGCTCAGCCGTGGTTCGACCGGCACGCGCGGGCATGGGGGCACCTGGTCGAGCACTGCCGGCCCGACCCGGAGCTGCGCTGCGCCAACGGGAAGGTCGCCGGGGTGCGCACCGGGCTGCGCCGGGTGCGGGCCGCCCGGGTGGTCATCGCCGACGACGATGTGCGTTACGAACCGCACGAACTCGCGGCGGCGGTCCGCCTGCTCGAGCACAGCGACCTGGTCGTGCCGCAGAACTACTTCCGGCCCTTGCCGTGGCACTGCCGGTGGGACACCGCGCGCAGTCTGCTCAACCGGGCTTTCGGCCACGACTACCCCGGCACGCTGGCCGTGCGCCGAGAGGCCTTCCACCGCTTGGGTTGCTACGACGGGAACGTGCTGTTCGAGAACCTCGAACTGATCAGGACCATCCGGGCCCGCGGTGGCACGGTCCGCCACGCCCCGGCGTTGCTGGTGCGGCGCCTCCCCCCGGACTCGCGCGTGTTCCTGTCCCAGCGGGTGCGCCAGGCGTACGACAGCTTCGCCCAGCCCGCGCGGCTGGCCGCCGAGCTCGCCATCCTTCCCGTGGCCGCGGCTTTGGCCCGGCGGGGCGGGGCCGCGGGGATGGCGCTGGTTTCGGCGGTCGCCGCCGCTGAGGCCGGGCGCCGGCGAGCGGGTGGGACCGCGGTGTTCCCGGCCGACTGCCCGCTGTGGGTTCCGTTGTGGCTGGCCGAACGTGGCGTGTGCAGCTGGCTGGCCGTGGCGCTGCGACTGCTGCGCGGCGGCGTGGCCTATCGGGGCGGGCGCCTGGAAGTCGCCGCGCATTCGGATTTCCGCTTGGCACGGGAGCAGAACCGTTAG
- a CDS encoding DUF4383 domain-containing protein: MAGRNPQATRTARRPVQLAALAVSVVFLLVGIMGFIPGITQDYDTMTFAGHHSEAMLLGVFAVSILHNLVHLAFGAVGLVLARSVEGARNFLIGGGVVYLLLWIYGLVVDHDSTANFVPLNHADNWLHLGLALGMIGMGVLLMDKTAEPRSAK, from the coding sequence ATGGCCGGCCGGAACCCGCAAGCCACCCGTACCGCCCGCAGGCCCGTCCAGCTCGCCGCACTGGCCGTCTCGGTCGTCTTCCTGCTCGTCGGGATCATGGGCTTCATCCCCGGCATCACCCAGGACTACGACACGATGACCTTCGCCGGGCACCACTCCGAGGCGATGCTGCTCGGTGTCTTCGCCGTCTCGATCCTGCACAATCTCGTGCACCTGGCCTTCGGCGCCGTCGGTCTCGTGCTCGCCAGGTCGGTCGAGGGTGCCCGCAACTTCCTCATCGGGGGCGGCGTCGTCTACCTGCTGCTGTGGATCTACGGCTTGGTCGTCGACCACGACTCCACGGCGAACTTCGTGCCGCTCAACCACGCCGACAACTGGCTCCACCTCGGCCTGGCACTGGGTATGATCGGGATGGGCGTCCTGCTCATGGACAAAACCGCCGAACCGCGCTCCGCGAAATAG
- a CDS encoding DUF2231 domain-containing protein translates to MNPHQLLQRVESWRAADGPAAGLADRIRRTLDRTKSRRALRGAWLGHPLHPLLVTVPIGAWVCSAIFDFGTGDRDAACKLVAFGLAATPPTMLLGLADYAELDQRQRRVGLAHAAANATGAALFAVSYLCRARGAHRAGAAAGLAGLTAIGAGGALGGHLSYAQGAGVHRWQSS, encoded by the coding sequence ATGAACCCGCACCAGTTGCTCCAGCGCGTCGAATCGTGGCGCGCCGCCGACGGCCCCGCGGCCGGACTCGCCGACCGGATCCGCCGGACCCTGGACCGAACCAAGAGCCGGCGGGCACTGCGTGGCGCCTGGCTCGGCCACCCACTGCACCCCTTGCTGGTCACCGTGCCCATCGGCGCCTGGGTGTGTTCGGCGATCTTCGACTTCGGCACCGGCGACCGGGATGCCGCCTGCAAGCTCGTCGCCTTCGGCCTGGCCGCGACGCCACCGACGATGCTGCTGGGACTGGCCGACTACGCCGAACTCGACCAGCGCCAGCGACGGGTCGGTTTGGCCCACGCCGCCGCCAACGCCACCGGCGCGGCGCTGTTCGCGGTGTCCTACCTGTGCCGCGCACGTGGCGCACACCGCGCGGGCGCGGCGGCCGGCCTGGCCGGGCTCACCGCCATCGGCGCGGGCGGCGCGCTCGGCGGGCACCTGTCCTACGCCCAGGGCGCGGGAGTGCACCGCTGGCAATCGTCCTGA
- a CDS encoding manganese catalase family protein — protein MFRHTKLLQFEAKPERPDPVYARKLQELIGGAYGEMTVTMQYLFQGWNCRMEGKYKDLIMDTATEEIGHVEMLATMVARLLEGAPSTVTAEAVKDPVMAAVIGGMDPQQAIVAGGGAMPQNSQGVPWIGSYIVASGNLLADFRANAAAEAQGRLQTARLYNMTDDPGVKEMLRFNLARDTVHQKQWLAAIEELEADGLEETPIAPNALLDEEDQVHNNTIWHLSDGPDGASGGWSKGKNSIEYLMDPEPLGGPGTAPKPDPALYGTYAVVKNDAGATKAKTKQVKKKS, from the coding sequence GTGTTCCGGCATACGAAATTGCTGCAGTTCGAGGCCAAGCCGGAAAGGCCCGATCCGGTGTACGCGCGGAAGTTGCAGGAGCTCATCGGCGGGGCGTACGGCGAGATGACGGTGACCATGCAGTACCTGTTCCAGGGGTGGAACTGCCGCATGGAGGGCAAGTACAAAGACTTGATCATGGATACCGCGACCGAGGAGATCGGGCATGTGGAGATGCTGGCCACGATGGTGGCCCGGCTGCTCGAGGGTGCGCCGTCGACGGTGACCGCGGAGGCGGTGAAGGATCCGGTGATGGCCGCGGTGATCGGCGGGATGGACCCGCAGCAGGCGATCGTGGCCGGGGGCGGGGCGATGCCGCAGAACTCCCAGGGTGTGCCGTGGATCGGGTCCTACATCGTGGCCAGCGGCAACCTGCTGGCGGACTTCCGCGCCAACGCCGCGGCCGAAGCACAAGGACGGTTGCAGACCGCGCGGTTGTACAACATGACCGACGACCCCGGGGTCAAGGAAATGCTCCGGTTCAACCTCGCCCGCGACACCGTGCACCAGAAGCAGTGGCTCGCGGCGATCGAGGAGCTGGAGGCGGACGGTCTCGAGGAGACGCCGATCGCGCCGAACGCGTTGCTCGACGAGGAGGACCAGGTGCACAACAACACCATCTGGCACCTCTCGGACGGCCCGGACGGGGCCTCGGGTGGGTGGAGCAAGGGCAAGAACTCCATCGAGTACCTGATGGACCCGGAACCGCTGGGTGGTCCCGGCACCGCCCCGAAACCGGACCCCGCGCTGTACGGCACCTACGCCGTGGTGAAGAACGACGCGGGAGCCACGAAGGCCAAAACCAAGCAGGTTAAGAAAAAGAGCTGA
- the wrbA gene encoding NAD(P)H:quinone oxidoreductase gives MAKVKTAVVYYSATGSVYTLAQAAAKAAELAGSEVRLRKVRELAPEEAIASNQGWAAHARQTQDVLEATLADLEWADLLILGAPTRFGIPAAQLKQFIDTTGPLWAEGKLVNKVATSFTSAATAHGGHETTITALNNTFYHWGCLIVPPGYADPIQFQAGNPYGTSHTSDNGQVPPGEVELAAMSFQAKRAVEVAAALKAGLSR, from the coding sequence ATGGCGAAGGTCAAGACCGCCGTTGTCTACTACTCGGCCACGGGCAGCGTGTACACCCTGGCGCAGGCCGCGGCGAAGGCCGCCGAACTCGCGGGGTCGGAGGTGCGACTGAGGAAGGTGCGCGAACTGGCGCCGGAGGAGGCGATCGCCAGCAACCAGGGGTGGGCCGCGCACGCCCGGCAGACGCAGGACGTCCTCGAAGCGACCCTGGCCGACCTGGAGTGGGCCGACCTGCTGATCCTGGGGGCACCGACGCGGTTCGGGATACCCGCGGCGCAGCTCAAGCAGTTCATCGACACCACGGGTCCACTGTGGGCGGAGGGCAAGCTCGTGAACAAGGTCGCGACGTCGTTCACCTCGGCGGCCACCGCGCACGGCGGGCACGAAACCACGATCACCGCGCTGAACAACACCTTCTACCACTGGGGCTGCCTCATCGTCCCGCCCGGCTACGCCGATCCGATCCAGTTCCAGGCAGGCAACCCGTACGGTACGAGCCACACCTCCGACAACGGCCAGGTTCCTCCCGGCGAGGTCGAACTCGCGGCCATGTCGTTCCAGGCCAAGCGCGCGGTGGAAGTCGCCGCCGCGCTGAAGGCGGGACTCTCCCGCTAG
- a CDS encoding ANTAR domain-containing protein: MTPPDDLETILARLHHAAAEGQHLGAVASLRIAGLLGLDALTIDMVTGAGLLDLVWCDPADGPAPELDNLQYTLGDGPTLEAARVDYTVFEPDLTTTDQARWPLFLPAAMRSSARAVIAAPLRVQGGISGALTGYRATPGTMTPSQFRDFHRVRQALLPLLLQSVQSLLVSDSDGGDGLRRYREVVEQAAGFLAGALAIPPDQALARLRAHAFHHDRSLTDVARDTLSHRLRLDDHHS, encoded by the coding sequence GTGACACCGCCCGACGACCTCGAAACCATCCTGGCTCGCCTGCACCACGCGGCAGCCGAAGGGCAGCATCTCGGCGCCGTGGCCTCTCTGCGCATCGCCGGGCTCCTCGGCCTGGACGCCCTGACCATCGACATGGTCACCGGCGCCGGGCTCCTGGACCTGGTGTGGTGCGACCCCGCCGATGGGCCGGCGCCTGAGCTGGACAACCTGCAGTACACCCTCGGTGACGGTCCCACTCTGGAAGCCGCCCGGGTGGACTACACGGTGTTCGAGCCTGATCTGACCACCACCGACCAGGCCCGCTGGCCGTTGTTCCTGCCTGCCGCGATGCGGTCCTCCGCCCGGGCCGTCATCGCCGCCCCACTACGGGTCCAGGGCGGGATTTCCGGAGCCCTCACCGGCTACCGGGCCACGCCTGGGACCATGACCCCGTCCCAGTTCCGGGATTTTCACCGCGTCCGGCAGGCGCTATTGCCCTTGCTGCTGCAGAGCGTGCAGAGTTTGCTGGTCAGCGACTCCGATGGCGGGGACGGCCTTCGCCGCTACCGAGAGGTAGTCGAGCAAGCCGCCGGCTTCCTCGCCGGCGCCCTCGCCATCCCGCCCGATCAGGCACTCGCCCGGCTCCGCGCACACGCCTTCCACCACGACCGCTCCCTGACCGACGTCGCCCGCGACACCCTGTCCCACCGGCTGCGGCTCGACGACCACCACTCCTGA
- a CDS encoding GAF and ANTAR domain-containing protein, with protein MTDRTPERTGSAVTSVLGGITARLVEGSDSEAVLRLVVDAGVELMGAAASGVMVVDPRGGLDVLAASDTPANLVELLQAQVEHGPCVECVEAGDVVAAEQLASERTRWPEFVPVALELGYHAAIAVPMWLDGNVVGGLNVLYAQEQRGDADLVRLGRVLADLAVLGLVQERGQRRADRLTEHTLSTLDDRVYLGQAIGIVAGTLGTTPAAASALLSGYAVRTRQTLRVVVRAVADGVLDPGSLA; from the coding sequence ATGACTGATCGCACACCGGAGCGGACCGGGAGCGCAGTGACCTCGGTCCTGGGCGGGATCACCGCACGCCTGGTCGAAGGATCCGACAGCGAGGCGGTGCTGCGCCTGGTCGTGGACGCCGGTGTCGAACTGATGGGGGCGGCCGCGAGCGGCGTCATGGTCGTCGACCCGCGTGGCGGGCTCGACGTCCTCGCCGCCTCGGACACTCCGGCCAACCTGGTCGAACTGTTGCAGGCCCAGGTCGAGCACGGGCCCTGCGTCGAGTGCGTGGAGGCCGGTGACGTCGTCGCCGCCGAGCAACTGGCGAGCGAGCGGACTCGCTGGCCCGAGTTCGTGCCGGTCGCGCTGGAACTGGGCTACCACGCGGCGATCGCCGTCCCGATGTGGTTGGACGGCAACGTGGTGGGTGGGCTCAACGTGCTCTACGCGCAGGAGCAGCGGGGCGATGCGGACCTGGTCCGGCTCGGTCGCGTGCTGGCCGACTTGGCGGTGCTGGGCCTGGTGCAGGAACGCGGGCAGCGACGGGCCGACCGGCTCACCGAGCACACACTGTCCACTTTGGATGATCGGGTCTACCTGGGTCAGGCCATCGGCATCGTCGCCGGGACCCTGGGGACCACCCCGGCGGCCGCGAGCGCGCTGCTGTCCGGCTATGCCGTGCGCACCCGGCAAACCCTGCGCGTGGTTGTGCGTGCCGTCGCCGACGGCGTACTGGACCCCGGATCCCTCGCCTGA
- a CDS encoding GAF and ANTAR domain-containing protein, producing the protein MDGRRRRERLWRVVAAWAEAPEREPGWAQEVCLSVVAEFRGVDAATLSLWVRGERAQEILGASDAWAAGLAETQYTVGEGPGMEALRGNEPVLVPDLRVDQQRWPGYAEEALAAGVAAVFVFPLQVGALRLGTLELFRHHVGELGDDESTDAVLTANLVAAGLLRQADLAERAGQVYEPRLVTSFHDVNVATGILAARLRIDLDDAFARLRAHAFGHGRPVLDVARDVIERRIALDDLAE; encoded by the coding sequence GTGGACGGTCGGCGGCGACGTGAGCGGCTCTGGCGCGTGGTCGCGGCCTGGGCGGAGGCGCCCGAGCGGGAGCCCGGCTGGGCGCAGGAGGTCTGCCTGAGTGTGGTGGCCGAGTTCCGCGGGGTGGACGCGGCCACGCTGTCGCTGTGGGTGCGCGGCGAGCGGGCGCAGGAGATTCTGGGAGCCAGCGACGCCTGGGCTGCCGGACTCGCCGAAACGCAGTACACCGTGGGGGAGGGGCCCGGCATGGAGGCCCTGCGGGGCAACGAGCCCGTACTGGTGCCCGACCTGCGGGTCGATCAGCAGCGGTGGCCCGGATATGCCGAGGAGGCGCTCGCCGCTGGGGTCGCCGCGGTGTTCGTGTTCCCACTACAGGTAGGCGCCCTACGGCTGGGGACTCTCGAATTGTTCCGCCACCACGTCGGTGAACTGGGTGACGACGAGTCGACCGACGCGGTGCTGACGGCTAATTTGGTGGCGGCGGGCCTGCTGCGGCAGGCCGACCTCGCCGAGCGTGCCGGGCAGGTCTACGAACCTCGGCTGGTGACCTCGTTCCACGACGTCAACGTGGCCACCGGGATCCTGGCCGCCCGGCTGCGCATCGACCTGGACGACGCGTTCGCCCGGTTGCGCGCGCACGCGTTCGGGCACGGGCGTCCGGTACTGGACGTGGCGCGTGATGTGATCGAGCGCCGTATCGCGCTGGACGACTTGGCCGAGTGA
- a CDS encoding ANTAR domain-containing protein: MACSQARDRERKTVGSRFDPESGTKGTYAAAHLLWGKRFSRLTASLLSAGTADEVLERIVFAGTAFVSAADLASVTMRGADGRPHVPVATDPVATALDQLQYQLGEGPGFDAAGACVYELDAAPRWPRWASAASGLGVRAVVSTAVDPGEGAPLSGTLNLYSRTESAFDLHDRNQALLLATHAALALARTDAVEQLQERERHLRRALDSRDVIGQAKGFIMHRCGCSEDEAFDILRRTSQRFNIKLAELAGRVVTHHVDPVRPSAGLGGQGDRNERWVRRLLEEAGRSRAARPGALS, translated from the coding sequence GTGGCGTGCTCGCAGGCACGGGACAGAGAGCGGAAGACCGTGGGAAGCCGGTTCGACCCCGAGAGCGGTACAAAAGGGACGTACGCGGCGGCGCACCTGTTGTGGGGTAAACGATTCAGCCGCCTGACCGCGTCGCTGCTGTCGGCCGGAACGGCCGACGAGGTGCTGGAACGGATCGTGTTCGCCGGGACGGCGTTCGTTTCGGCGGCCGACCTCGCCAGCGTCACGATGCGCGGTGCCGATGGCAGGCCGCACGTTCCGGTCGCCACCGACCCGGTGGCGACGGCTCTGGACCAGTTGCAGTACCAGCTGGGGGAGGGCCCGGGCTTCGACGCGGCCGGTGCGTGTGTGTACGAACTGGACGCCGCACCGCGGTGGCCGAGGTGGGCTTCGGCGGCCAGCGGATTGGGCGTGCGCGCCGTGGTGTCCACCGCGGTGGACCCGGGTGAGGGAGCGCCCTTGTCCGGAACGCTGAACCTCTACTCCCGCACGGAGTCCGCTTTCGACCTCCACGACCGGAATCAGGCGCTGCTGCTGGCCACGCACGCCGCGCTGGCGCTGGCCCGCACCGACGCGGTCGAGCAGTTGCAGGAGCGGGAGCGGCACCTGCGGCGTGCCCTCGACAGCCGAGATGTCATCGGCCAGGCCAAAGGCTTCATCATGCACCGCTGTGGTTGTTCCGAGGATGAGGCTTTCGACATCCTGCGTCGCACGTCCCAGCGGTTCAACATCAAGCTCGCCGAGCTTGCGGGACGGGTAGTCACCCACCACGTCGATCCGGTGCGGCCATCAGCGGGCCTGGGCGGCCAGGGCGACAGGAACGAGCGTTGGGTGCGTCGGCTCCTCGAGGAGGCCGGCCGGAGTCGAGCTGCCCGGCCGGGGGCTCTCTCGTAA